In Tessaracoccus flavus, the following are encoded in one genomic region:
- the nhaA gene encoding Na+/H+ antiporter NhaA codes for MTTFDTREPGFGTRLREWVLRDTTAGILLIVAAAIGLIWANTPWREAYTALSETVVGPESLHLDLSLAKWAADGLLAIFFFTVGLELKHEFVAGSLRSLRLAAVPILAAVGGMIMPAIIFVGVVVAFGATEALHGWAIPTATDIAFAVAVLAIFGKGLPKALRLFLLTLAVVDDLLAIIIIAVFYTAAIHGLWLGVSLAAVAAFAFVVRTRRARWWILIPIALVAWAAMHASGVHATIAGVLLGFVVPAVAIHGEHHARTHDYVEKVAPFSNGIALPVFAFFSAGVTLVGGDGPLAVLGQPVVLAITGGLVVGKLVGVMGTTALVTRLTPLRLPDAIGLRDLMPIGFLTGIGFTVSLLIAELSYPAGSDQSDGARIAVLLGTIIAATLAALSLRWSASRARSRDMNEDGLPDVDTAPITGDENWADD; via the coding sequence ATGACCACCTTTGATACCCGCGAGCCCGGATTCGGGACGCGCCTGCGCGAGTGGGTGCTGCGCGACACCACCGCCGGCATCCTGCTGATCGTCGCGGCCGCGATCGGCCTCATCTGGGCCAACACCCCCTGGCGGGAGGCCTACACCGCCCTGTCCGAGACCGTTGTCGGGCCTGAATCCCTGCACCTGGATCTCTCGCTGGCCAAGTGGGCCGCGGATGGGCTTCTGGCGATCTTCTTCTTCACCGTCGGCCTCGAACTCAAGCACGAGTTCGTCGCCGGCTCGCTGCGGTCGCTGCGCCTCGCGGCTGTCCCGATCCTGGCCGCGGTCGGCGGCATGATCATGCCCGCCATCATTTTCGTCGGGGTGGTGGTCGCGTTCGGCGCCACCGAGGCGCTCCACGGATGGGCGATCCCGACCGCCACGGACATCGCGTTCGCCGTGGCTGTGCTGGCTATCTTCGGTAAGGGCCTACCCAAGGCGCTGCGTCTGTTCCTGCTCACGCTCGCCGTCGTCGACGATCTATTGGCCATCATCATCATCGCCGTCTTCTACACCGCCGCAATTCACGGGCTCTGGCTAGGCGTGTCGCTCGCGGCCGTCGCCGCCTTCGCGTTCGTGGTGCGCACGCGTCGCGCCCGCTGGTGGATCCTCATCCCCATCGCCCTGGTCGCTTGGGCCGCCATGCACGCCTCCGGCGTTCACGCGACCATCGCCGGCGTCCTGCTCGGCTTCGTCGTGCCTGCCGTGGCGATCCACGGCGAGCATCACGCTCGTACGCACGACTACGTCGAGAAAGTCGCCCCGTTCTCCAACGGCATCGCGCTGCCGGTGTTCGCGTTCTTCTCCGCCGGCGTCACCCTCGTCGGCGGAGACGGCCCACTCGCCGTGCTCGGCCAGCCCGTCGTGCTCGCCATCACCGGTGGGCTGGTGGTCGGCAAGCTCGTCGGCGTGATGGGCACCACCGCGCTCGTCACCCGCCTGACGCCGCTGCGCCTGCCGGACGCGATCGGTCTGCGCGACCTCATGCCCATCGGGTTCCTCACAGGCATCGGCTTCACCGTTTCGCTCCTCATCGCCGAGCTGTCGTACCCCGCGGGCTCCGACCAGTCCGACGGCGCACGGATCGCTGTACTCCTGGGCACGATCATCGCGGCCACCCTCGCCGCCCTGTCGCTTCGCTGGTCGGCCAGCCGTGCGCGAAGCCGGGACATGAACGAGGACGGTCTGCCCGACGTCGACACCGCGCCGATCACCGGCGACGAGAACTGGGCCGACGACTGA
- a CDS encoding 2-oxo acid dehydrogenase subunit E2, whose translation MVSIGARAFRGRRDGRLIDDLPSTRRVVPHLMPTRLDAIVYYPQHLEVDVVMDWLDEVNRDRPAEERIRFFHVMLAALARLFHQRPELNRFISGRRTYEHRDISFAFTVKKALTDEADEVQARITFSGVDTVDEVRLMVDAALERARNHTRNESDILVSRLVKLPGPLLAAVAQTVWALDSVNRLPKMLQDAIPTYASAYLVNMGSLNAEAPFHHLYRRGTAGVFVSIGTIRPEPVVDADGEIVARRRVDVVYTVDERVTDGFYLVRSSHILQQMLNEPALLNQPTRR comes from the coding sequence ATGGTCTCCATCGGGGCGCGCGCATTCAGGGGCCGGCGCGACGGCCGCCTGATCGACGACCTACCCTCCACCCGCCGCGTGGTCCCGCACCTCATGCCCACCCGGCTCGACGCCATCGTCTACTACCCACAGCACCTCGAGGTCGACGTCGTGATGGACTGGCTGGATGAGGTGAACCGGGACCGCCCGGCAGAGGAGCGCATCCGTTTCTTCCACGTGATGCTCGCAGCCCTGGCCCGTCTGTTCCACCAGCGCCCGGAGCTCAACCGGTTCATTTCGGGGCGCCGTACCTACGAGCACCGCGACATCTCCTTCGCGTTCACCGTCAAGAAGGCACTGACCGACGAGGCCGACGAGGTGCAGGCGCGGATCACATTCAGCGGCGTCGACACGGTCGACGAGGTGCGCCTGATGGTGGACGCGGCGCTGGAGCGGGCCCGCAACCACACCCGCAACGAGAGTGACATCCTGGTGTCGCGCCTCGTCAAACTCCCCGGACCGCTGCTCGCCGCGGTGGCGCAGACAGTCTGGGCGCTCGATTCCGTCAACCGGCTACCGAAGATGCTGCAGGACGCCATCCCCACCTACGCCAGCGCGTACCTGGTGAACATGGGCTCCCTCAACGCCGAGGCCCCGTTCCACCACCTCTACCGACGAGGGACCGCCGGCGTGTTCGTCTCCATCGGCACCATCCGTCCCGAGCCGGTGGTCGACGCCGACGGCGAGATCGTCGCACGGCGTCGGGTCGATGTGGTCTACACGGTCGACGAGCGCGTGACCGACGGCTTCTACCTGGTGCGCTCATCGCACATCCTGCAACAGATGCTCAACGAGCCGGCGCTTCTCAATCAGCCCACCCGGCGGTAA
- a CDS encoding SIR2 family NAD-dependent protein deacylase translates to MADVTSLADAARIVVLSGAGLSTAAGIPDFRGPEGLWTRDPYAELVSTLSWYLRDDDVRKAAWRRRADPAMWAAEPTRAHRAIVELERQGRLRAIVTQNTDGLHQLAGNDPALVHEVHGSARTWRCEMCGKTGPMREMVDRVQGGDEDPRCPDCGGITRATVILFEEVLDTDVLQAALDAVEDCDAIVAVGTTLGVYPVAALFPLALERGAFGVIVNASETPFDADADQVVRGQLDDVLPGLLGVAE, encoded by the coding sequence ATGGCCGATGTCACCTCCCTCGCCGACGCCGCCCGCATCGTCGTCCTGAGCGGCGCCGGCCTGTCGACCGCTGCGGGGATCCCCGACTTCCGCGGTCCCGAGGGGCTGTGGACCCGCGACCCGTACGCGGAGCTGGTCTCCACCCTGTCCTGGTACCTCCGCGACGACGACGTGCGCAAGGCAGCCTGGCGCCGTCGCGCCGACCCCGCGATGTGGGCGGCGGAGCCCACGCGTGCGCACCGGGCCATCGTCGAGCTCGAGCGGCAGGGCAGGCTGCGCGCCATCGTCACGCAGAACACCGACGGCCTCCACCAGTTGGCCGGCAACGACCCCGCACTCGTCCACGAGGTCCACGGGTCGGCGCGCACCTGGCGCTGCGAGATGTGCGGGAAGACAGGCCCGATGCGCGAGATGGTCGACCGCGTGCAAGGCGGCGACGAGGACCCCCGCTGCCCGGACTGCGGAGGTATCACCCGAGCCACCGTCATCCTGTTCGAGGAGGTGTTGGACACCGACGTGCTGCAGGCGGCGCTGGACGCTGTGGAGGACTGCGACGCGATCGTCGCGGTCGGGACGACCCTGGGGGTCTACCCGGTTGCGGCCCTGTTCCCCCTCGCGCTGGAGCGCGGCGCCTTCGGGGTGATCGTCAACGCCTCCGAAACGCCCTTCGACGCGGACGCAGATCAGGTCGTTCGCGGCCAGCTCGACGACGTGCTCCCCGGGTTGTTGGGGGTGGCGGAGTGA
- a CDS encoding YibE/F family protein: MGHGHSHGSTSVVEVGQRARNLLVGFLAVVGVLAVAGLIWLWPTGAEVDGALNRIGDPPGVTYEDATITAIAAGCTSVEAPGGDLTCETATVELDSGSEAGQAADIELIGPQVHHGLRAGDSIEVMRLPTPDGVHYSFSGINRLPVLLTMLALFVVAVVAVARWRGLMALVGLAVAGYVLLGFMLPAIIVGKPGMAVALAGSTAIMFIVLYVAHGISLRTSAALAGTLLGLAVTTALGAIAVGAARLSGFAEENEYDLAQLAPGIDFQELLMVGIIIGGLGVLNDVTITQASAVWELRAAAPEWTRRRVFMSGMRIGRDHIASTIYTIVFAYAGSALAVLLLLYFTNREAIDLFGLELFAGESVRTLASAIGLILSVPITTGIAAITVGPGRPVPETPRHADPVAPDPAP; the protein is encoded by the coding sequence ATGGGTCACGGGCATTCCCACGGCAGTACGAGCGTCGTCGAGGTCGGGCAGCGCGCCCGGAACCTCCTGGTCGGCTTCCTCGCCGTCGTCGGGGTACTCGCCGTCGCGGGCCTCATCTGGCTCTGGCCGACGGGCGCGGAGGTCGACGGCGCGCTCAACCGGATCGGCGATCCGCCGGGCGTCACCTACGAGGACGCGACGATCACCGCGATCGCGGCCGGCTGCACGTCGGTCGAGGCGCCCGGTGGCGATCTCACCTGCGAGACGGCGACGGTTGAACTCGACAGCGGATCCGAGGCGGGGCAGGCGGCTGACATTGAGCTGATCGGTCCGCAGGTCCATCACGGGCTGCGGGCGGGCGACTCGATCGAGGTGATGCGGCTCCCCACCCCCGACGGCGTCCACTACTCCTTCAGCGGCATCAACCGCCTGCCCGTGCTGCTCACCATGCTCGCGCTGTTCGTCGTGGCGGTGGTGGCGGTGGCGCGCTGGCGCGGGCTGATGGCGCTGGTGGGCCTCGCCGTCGCCGGCTATGTGCTGCTGGGCTTCATGCTGCCGGCCATCATCGTCGGCAAGCCCGGAATGGCCGTCGCGCTGGCCGGCTCGACGGCGATCATGTTCATCGTCTTGTACGTGGCCCACGGCATCTCGCTGCGGACGTCGGCCGCACTGGCCGGGACCCTGCTGGGACTGGCGGTGACGACTGCGCTCGGCGCGATCGCCGTCGGGGCGGCCCGGCTCTCGGGGTTCGCGGAGGAGAACGAGTACGACCTTGCCCAGCTCGCCCCCGGCATCGACTTCCAGGAGCTGCTGATGGTGGGCATCATCATCGGCGGCCTGGGCGTGCTCAACGACGTGACGATCACGCAGGCCTCCGCCGTCTGGGAACTGCGGGCCGCCGCGCCTGAGTGGACTCGGCGTCGCGTCTTCATGTCGGGGATGCGGATCGGGCGCGACCACATCGCGTCGACGATCTACACGATCGTCTTCGCCTACGCCGGGTCGGCGCTGGCCGTGCTGCTGCTCCTCTACTTCACCAACCGCGAGGCGATCGACCTCTTCGGGCTGGAACTCTTCGCCGGTGAGAGCGTGCGGACGCTGGCGTCGGCGATCGGGCTGATCCTGTCGGTGCCGATCACCACCGGGATCGCGGCCATCACTGTCGGTCCCGGCAGGCCGGTCCCGGAGACCCCCCGCCACGCCGACCCCGTCGCCCCCGACCCTGCCCCCTGA
- the lgt gene encoding prolipoprotein diacylglyceryl transferase translates to MTPLAITFPDIDPVAFSIFGLGIHWYALMYLLAFALAYLLMRRRLKHEPYRSISEPKAWHKDDIEDILLYAIAGVLIGGRVGYTLFYKPGYYLSNPLEIITGIRDGGMSFHGGAIGVILGLAVYAAVRKRPFLQVTDFLVPAVPIGLALGRFGNFINGELWGREASADLPWAFIFPTGGDVPRHPSQLYQMLLEGLLLFVLLWWYASKPRFRGQVSGAFLIGYGLFRFIAEFWREPDAHLGLLGLGFSMGQWLSLPMIVAGIALWSWARARAVSDVEAVDNRVDNSSDLVGDDSFEPEPAPGADALPTSGGASAVGDRADLADDRDGPAKN, encoded by the coding sequence GTGACGCCGCTCGCCATTACGTTTCCTGACATCGACCCGGTCGCGTTCAGCATTTTCGGCCTGGGTATCCACTGGTACGCGCTGATGTACCTGCTGGCTTTCGCTCTGGCCTACCTGCTGATGCGCCGTCGGCTGAAGCACGAGCCCTACCGGTCGATCTCGGAGCCGAAGGCGTGGCACAAGGACGACATCGAGGACATCCTCCTCTACGCCATCGCGGGCGTGCTGATCGGCGGGCGTGTCGGCTACACGCTGTTTTACAAGCCGGGCTACTACCTGTCGAACCCCTTGGAGATCATCACCGGCATCCGTGACGGGGGCATGAGCTTCCACGGCGGGGCCATCGGCGTCATCCTGGGGCTGGCCGTCTATGCAGCCGTCAGGAAGCGGCCTTTCCTCCAGGTCACCGACTTCCTCGTGCCGGCCGTACCGATCGGGCTCGCGCTCGGCCGGTTCGGCAACTTCATCAACGGCGAACTCTGGGGCCGAGAGGCCTCGGCGGACCTTCCGTGGGCGTTCATCTTCCCGACCGGCGGCGACGTCCCACGTCACCCCTCGCAGCTGTACCAGATGCTGCTCGAAGGACTCCTGCTGTTCGTGCTGCTGTGGTGGTACGCCAGCAAGCCCCGATTCCGCGGACAGGTCTCGGGCGCGTTCCTCATCGGCTACGGGCTGTTCCGGTTCATCGCGGAGTTCTGGCGCGAGCCCGACGCGCACCTGGGCCTCCTCGGTCTGGGGTTCAGCATGGGCCAGTGGTTGTCGCTCCCGATGATCGTCGCGGGCATCGCTCTGTGGTCCTGGGCGCGGGCGCGGGCGGTGAGCGACGTCGAGGCTGTGGACAATAGGGTGGATAACTCATCCGACCTGGTTGGCGACGACTCCTTCGAACCCGAGCCCGCCCCCGGTGCCGATGCGCTCCCGACGTCGGGAGGTGCCAGCGCGGTCGGAGACCGGGCGGATCTAGCTGATGACAGGGACGGGCCGGCGAAGAACTGA
- a CDS encoding Fic family protein codes for MQFNIMPDVAALADDARAAITRFDAELSAMFDGEFAPLSAVLLRTESASSSQIENITVSARALSLANVGLAKFGSNAKLVQANVEAMNRALELTGPLTPGLILAVHEALMHGQDQAEPGRFRNQQVWIGGTDYSPHSADFVPPLNSRVHDSIGDLCAFSERTDLPLLAQAAIAHAQFETIHPFNDGNGRAGRALIHVMLRNGGASTRTTVPVSAGLLSNIDAYYEALTVYRDGDPNPIIDQISRAAFLAVDNGQQLATDLRTIHDGWATNLRARRDAVAWRVLPFLLRQPSVTSKLVQETFNVTQPAADNALRQLQEAGAVSKPKTIHGEGQKRNVVWQATEVLDALDRFGERARRSSRTA; via the coding sequence ATGCAGTTCAACATCATGCCGGACGTGGCCGCCCTGGCGGACGATGCACGGGCGGCGATCACTCGGTTCGATGCTGAGCTTTCCGCCATGTTCGACGGGGAGTTCGCGCCGTTGTCAGCGGTACTACTGCGCACTGAGTCTGCCTCCTCCTCACAGATCGAGAACATCACAGTCAGCGCGAGGGCTCTGTCATTGGCCAACGTCGGTCTGGCCAAGTTCGGGTCTAATGCCAAGCTCGTCCAAGCCAATGTCGAAGCGATGAACCGCGCCCTCGAACTAACAGGGCCCCTCACGCCGGGCCTGATCTTGGCCGTCCACGAAGCTCTCATGCACGGTCAGGACCAAGCAGAACCGGGTCGATTCCGCAACCAGCAGGTCTGGATCGGCGGAACCGACTACTCGCCACACAGTGCGGACTTCGTCCCGCCACTTAACTCGAGGGTCCATGACTCAATCGGGGACCTCTGCGCGTTCTCCGAGCGAACCGACCTACCGCTCCTGGCGCAGGCGGCGATCGCACACGCCCAGTTCGAAACGATTCACCCGTTCAATGATGGGAACGGTCGCGCAGGCCGCGCCCTGATCCACGTCATGCTCCGCAACGGGGGAGCAAGCACCCGCACCACTGTTCCGGTATCTGCCGGCCTTCTGTCGAACATCGATGCCTACTACGAGGCGCTGACCGTCTACCGCGACGGCGACCCGAACCCGATCATCGATCAGATCAGCCGGGCTGCATTCCTCGCCGTTGACAACGGCCAGCAACTTGCCACAGACCTGAGGACGATCCACGACGGCTGGGCGACCAACCTTCGAGCCCGCAGGGACGCGGTGGCCTGGCGAGTGCTGCCGTTCCTCCTACGTCAGCCGTCGGTGACCTCCAAGTTGGTCCAAGAAACCTTCAACGTCACCCAGCCGGCAGCAGACAACGCGCTGCGCCAACTTCAGGAGGCGGGGGCCGTCTCCAAACCCAAGACCATCCACGGCGAAGGACAGAAACGCAACGTCGTCTGGCAGGCCACCGAGGTCCTCGACGCT
- a CDS encoding FeoA family protein codes for MNLVERFASRRCSTAKALVEQSTRTLDALPIGESASIVCFDADDAVCRRLFDLGFTPGEDVVRLRQAPLGDPLMFRVGGIELVLRRAEAKRILVQG; via the coding sequence ATGAATCTGGTCGAGAGGTTCGCGAGCCGTCGTTGCTCGACGGCGAAGGCGCTGGTGGAGCAGTCCACCCGCACGCTCGACGCGCTGCCGATCGGCGAATCGGCCAGCATCGTGTGCTTCGACGCTGACGACGCGGTATGCCGACGGCTCTTCGACCTCGGCTTCACCCCCGGTGAGGACGTGGTCCGCTTGCGCCAGGCCCCGCTGGGGGATCCGCTGATGTTCCGCGTGGGCGGCATCGAACTCGTCCTGAGGCGGGCGGAGGCGAAGCGGATTCTGGTGCAGGGATGA
- a CDS encoding NifU family protein — MKRAVHPQTIPGEHQAVRWVTETNLPVGRVTHAPGTVGPMLEYGVLTKMLVERGGVWTWLAADHSWTEHGPRIRDAVAASLDLEGWEIEESPELLGLIAREVLEGELAGYVSSHGGHITVSTATATTLVLDFGGACEDCPAAGSTLHDRIEKTVRERYPSLVEVKRVGGEHHSRGWLGLPIPGRGR; from the coding sequence ATGAAACGCGCCGTCCATCCGCAGACCATCCCCGGTGAGCATCAGGCGGTGCGCTGGGTGACCGAGACCAACCTCCCCGTCGGTCGGGTGACGCACGCGCCCGGGACGGTCGGGCCGATGCTCGAGTACGGGGTGCTCACCAAGATGCTGGTCGAGCGCGGGGGAGTGTGGACCTGGCTCGCCGCGGACCACTCGTGGACGGAGCACGGGCCTCGGATCCGCGACGCCGTCGCCGCGTCCCTCGACCTGGAGGGGTGGGAGATCGAGGAGTCGCCGGAGCTGCTGGGGCTCATCGCGCGCGAAGTGCTGGAAGGCGAGCTGGCAGGCTACGTCTCTAGCCACGGCGGTCACATCACGGTGAGTACGGCGACGGCGACGACGCTGGTGCTCGACTTCGGCGGCGCCTGCGAGGACTGCCCGGCGGCGGGTTCGACGCTGCACGACCGCATCGAGAAGACGGTGCGCGAGCGCTATCCGTCGCTCGTCGAGGTCAAGCGGGTCGGCGGTGAGCACCATTCGCGGGGATGGCTCGGTCTCCCCATCCCCGGCCGCGGTCGCTGA
- a CDS encoding MGMT family protein: MSIFDDDWVLQPSGPTEAELTVERVLRAVEQVPRGRVVAYSDIATVVGTSPRRVGSIMAGHGGEVAWWRVTNRDGALPAHLLELAKKHWQREGIEADETRCRINRHRADLDDLALGYQKAVRDLG; this comes from the coding sequence GTGAGTATTTTCGACGACGACTGGGTCCTCCAGCCGAGCGGGCCGACGGAGGCCGAGCTCACTGTCGAGCGGGTCCTGCGCGCCGTCGAACAGGTGCCGAGAGGACGGGTGGTCGCGTACTCCGACATCGCGACGGTGGTTGGCACGTCGCCGCGACGGGTTGGCTCGATCATGGCCGGACACGGCGGTGAGGTGGCTTGGTGGCGGGTGACCAACCGCGACGGTGCCCTCCCCGCCCATCTCCTCGAGTTGGCGAAGAAGCACTGGCAGCGCGAAGGCATCGAGGCCGACGAGACCCGGTGCCGGATCAACCGCCACCGCGCGGATCTCGATGATCTTGCCTTGGGATACCAGAAGGCGGTTCGGGACCTCGGTTGA
- a CDS encoding phosphatase PAP2-related protein: MEQPLVPNAPSPVGAWATAAGLGALAVVATWLANRVIVGSFADAPRPEDLLFEALPYVRGARWLTVVALVGGLGAFLWVTLRSSPSRIPAVGARIAVMYLIRALLIVLTPLAPAHGEGIFVFPQPQFGMFPSGHTALAAMLALLAPADRPWLRWFEWAMVGVMIAGLLLARGHYSIDIAGGLLLAYFVATVRTRGGSSRRGASPTLG; this comes from the coding sequence ATGGAGCAACCACTGGTTCCCAACGCTCCCTCTCCCGTAGGGGCCTGGGCAACCGCTGCCGGCCTCGGCGCTCTCGCCGTCGTCGCCACGTGGCTCGCCAACCGGGTGATCGTGGGATCTTTCGCCGACGCGCCCAGACCCGAGGATCTTCTGTTCGAGGCGCTCCCCTACGTTCGTGGCGCCCGCTGGCTCACCGTCGTAGCGCTGGTGGGAGGCCTCGGAGCGTTCCTCTGGGTGACCCTGCGCTCCTCGCCGTCGCGGATCCCGGCGGTGGGTGCGCGGATCGCGGTGATGTACCTGATCCGGGCCCTCCTCATCGTCCTGACGCCGCTGGCGCCGGCGCACGGCGAGGGGATCTTCGTCTTCCCGCAGCCGCAGTTCGGCATGTTCCCCTCCGGGCACACGGCCCTGGCAGCCATGCTGGCGCTGCTGGCCCCCGCCGATAGGCCCTGGCTGCGGTGGTTCGAGTGGGCGATGGTCGGGGTCATGATCGCTGGCCTTCTCCTGGCGCGGGGGCATTATTCAATCGACATCGCGGGCGGCCTGCTCCTGGCCTACTTCGTGGCGACCGTGCGGACTCGCGGCGGATCTTCCCGCCGGGGGGCCTCGCCGACCTTAGGTTAG
- the feoB gene encoding ferrous iron transporter B: MTHHHAPAPAPTPVGAPRIALVGSPNAGKTTLFNGLTGLRAKTGNYPGVTVARYEGVVETDAGPVVVEDLPGTYSLDPISPDEEVVAAVLQEADQLAGLLVVVDATNLRRGLGFLAQVQQAGLPTAVVLTFVDELVRRGGRVDASALSRALGLTVLPVVAGERRGVEALRELIVDPGSWPAPPLVPPTDPEEVTGWAKSVLRSAHFTAPDPDSRTGRLDGVLLHPVWGTLIFFLTMFLFFQTIFVVAAPLQGWIEAGFAWLGDLARESIPVRWLASLVADALLAGVGGVLVFLPQIALLFVLISLLEGSGYLSRAAYLMDRIMATAGLEGRAFVALLSSMACAIPGIMATRTLPSARDRIATMMAAPLMTCSARLPVYVLLIGMLVPPSMGWGPVSAQGAILFGLYVLGAASAMTSAWFFKRVIGRSAAGLPFYMEMPSYRWPRLRTVLISVWDACRAFLRKVTSIILLATIVLWALLNLPLRGEAELQAAGVNPADEVAVAAYVLDNSVAADVGRAVGPVFEPLGFDWRVNVGVISSLAAREVFVSTLGQVASASDPDNPGDVLASMTHQDGPRAGERVFTPPTIAALLVFFVYALQCMSTLAVMRRETGTWRWPLIAFAYLGVTAWVMAWIAQALVGALA; this comes from the coding sequence ATGACCCACCACCACGCGCCCGCGCCCGCCCCGACGCCGGTCGGTGCGCCTCGAATCGCCCTCGTCGGCAGCCCCAACGCGGGCAAGACAACGCTTTTCAACGGCCTGACGGGGCTGCGGGCCAAGACGGGCAACTATCCGGGCGTCACGGTCGCGCGGTACGAGGGGGTCGTCGAGACCGACGCGGGGCCCGTCGTCGTCGAGGACCTCCCGGGTACCTATTCGCTGGACCCGATCAGCCCCGACGAGGAGGTGGTGGCGGCCGTCCTGCAGGAGGCCGACCAGCTCGCCGGGCTGCTCGTCGTCGTCGACGCCACGAACCTCCGCCGCGGCCTCGGCTTCCTCGCCCAGGTGCAGCAGGCCGGGCTCCCGACGGCCGTGGTCCTCACGTTCGTCGACGAGCTGGTGCGGCGCGGGGGGCGAGTCGACGCGTCGGCCCTGTCCCGCGCGCTCGGCCTGACGGTGCTCCCGGTCGTGGCGGGCGAACGCCGTGGCGTCGAGGCGTTACGCGAGTTGATCGTCGATCCCGGCTCGTGGCCGGCCCCTCCGCTGGTGCCCCCGACCGACCCCGAGGAGGTCACGGGGTGGGCGAAGTCCGTCCTCCGCTCGGCCCACTTCACCGCGCCCGACCCCGATTCGCGCACCGGGCGCCTCGACGGCGTGCTCCTGCACCCGGTGTGGGGAACGCTGATCTTCTTCCTCACCATGTTCCTGTTCTTCCAGACGATCTTCGTCGTCGCGGCCCCGCTGCAGGGGTGGATCGAGGCGGGCTTCGCCTGGCTGGGTGACCTCGCCCGCGAGTCGATCCCCGTGCGGTGGCTGGCGAGTCTGGTGGCGGACGCGCTGCTCGCCGGCGTCGGGGGAGTGCTCGTCTTCCTCCCGCAGATCGCCCTGCTCTTCGTCCTCATTTCGCTGCTTGAAGGGTCGGGCTACCTCTCACGCGCCGCGTATCTGATGGACCGCATCATGGCGACGGCGGGGCTGGAGGGGCGCGCCTTCGTCGCGCTGCTGAGCTCGATGGCCTGTGCGATCCCGGGGATCATGGCCACCCGCACGCTGCCGTCGGCGCGCGACCGCATAGCGACGATGATGGCCGCGCCGCTCATGACGTGCTCGGCCCGGCTGCCGGTGTACGTGCTGCTCATTGGCATGCTGGTGCCGCCGTCGATGGGGTGGGGCCCGGTCAGCGCGCAGGGCGCGATCCTCTTCGGCCTCTACGTGCTCGGGGCTGCGTCGGCGATGACGTCGGCGTGGTTCTTCAAGCGGGTGATCGGTCGCTCGGCCGCCGGGCTGCCGTTCTACATGGAGATGCCGTCCTACCGCTGGCCCAGGCTCCGCACCGTTCTGATCTCAGTGTGGGACGCCTGCCGCGCGTTTCTGCGCAAGGTGACCTCGATCATCCTGCTCGCGACAATCGTGCTGTGGGCACTGCTCAACCTTCCGCTACGCGGGGAGGCGGAGCTGCAGGCCGCCGGCGTGAATCCGGCCGACGAGGTGGCGGTGGCTGCGTACGTGCTCGACAACTCTGTCGCGGCTGACGTGGGCCGAGCCGTCGGGCCGGTGTTCGAACCGCTGGGGTTCGACTGGCGGGTCAACGTCGGCGTCATCTCCTCGCTCGCCGCCCGCGAGGTGTTCGTGTCCACGCTGGGTCAGGTGGCCTCCGCGTCGGATCCCGATAACCCTGGTGACGTGCTGGCGTCGATGACCCATCAGGACGGGCCCCGGGCCGGTGAACGGGTCTTCACCCCACCGACGATCGCGGCGTTGCTCGTCTTCTTCGTCTATGCGCTGCAGTGCATGTCCACGCTCGCCGTCATGCGCCGGGAGACCGGCACCTGGCGCTGGCCGCTCATCGCCTTTGCCTATCTGGGCGTCACCGCGTGGGTGATGGCCTGGATCGCTCAAGCCCTCGTAGGAGCCCTCGCATGA
- a CDS encoding DUF6767 domain-containing protein yields the protein MSTAKVTTTRRRRPDAKCPLRPGEPCTLCQACVTGPQDCGLVYLIMDDPEAREAFAQSKRVAADR from the coding sequence ATGAGTACCGCGAAAGTGACAACTACCCGCCGACGACGACCGGACGCCAAGTGTCCGCTCCGGCCGGGTGAGCCTTGCACGCTGTGCCAGGCGTGCGTCACCGGTCCGCAGGACTGCGGGCTGGTCTACCTCATCATGGACGACCCGGAGGCGCGCGAGGCCTTCGCCCAGTCGAAGCGGGTTGCAGCCGATCGGTAG